One window of the Archaeoglobus neptunius genome contains the following:
- a CDS encoding DUF7847 domain-containing protein, translating to MIWEIVRKGWYTWKEHKITCIPFFSYGVISSAIFLLLTAFIVYKISPELPELIFTGKIAGISEKYVGNLFTEYMENLDLIFSAIMVGILVYTITETFFKAWWIKVCSDALKCNVRLGDGLKHAKSRYFPFLRFNLLIQSAIFAGAVPLYHILKGVNPNNVHSLVYSALAFFLWMLLLLGLTSLIQFLFTFVPYAIVIDGEGTLSGIRRGYRVLRASVSETVIFWLFVVFTATLVGLPFYPLRFFGLKGVLISYALSAVSGWLIVGPITTLWWIELYKRKSKML from the coding sequence ATGATCTGGGAGATCGTCAGAAAGGGCTGGTACACGTGGAAAGAGCATAAAATTACGTGTATCCCATTTTTTTCTTATGGTGTGATAAGCTCGGCAATTTTTCTGCTGCTAACGGCTTTTATCGTATACAAGATTTCTCCCGAGCTTCCGGAATTAATTTTTACAGGCAAGATAGCTGGTATAAGTGAAAAATACGTTGGAAACCTATTCACAGAGTACATGGAGAACCTTGATCTGATATTTTCTGCAATAATGGTTGGAATACTGGTTTACACGATAACAGAAACTTTTTTCAAAGCCTGGTGGATAAAAGTCTGCAGTGATGCGTTGAAGTGCAACGTTCGGCTTGGTGACGGACTGAAACATGCAAAATCACGCTATTTTCCGTTTCTTCGGTTTAATCTCCTGATCCAGTCCGCAATTTTTGCCGGTGCAGTACCGCTTTACCATATTTTGAAGGGAGTTAATCCGAACAATGTACACAGCCTTGTTTACTCAGCCCTTGCCTTCTTTCTGTGGATGCTGCTGCTTTTAGGACTCACCAGCCTAATCCAGTTTCTCTTCACTTTTGTCCCGTATGCAATCGTCATTGATGGAGAAGGGACACTTAGTGGGATAAGGAGAGGATACAGGGTTTTGCGAGCTTCTGTTTCCGAAACTGTCATTTTCTGGCTTTTTGTTGTCTTTACAGCAACGCTTGTAGGGCTGCCTTTTTATCCTCTCCGGTTTTTTGGGTTGAAAGGCGTGCTTATCAGCTATGCCCTGTCGGCCGTTTCCGGCTGGCTTATTGTGGGCCCCATCACAACATTGTGGTGGATCGAGCTTTATAAAAGGAAAAGTAAAATGCTTTAA
- a CDS encoding FAD-binding oxidoreductase, translating to MIGAALDELRAAGIEVSTAMEDKIAYCKDYNPLHLYKLLKRQTPAMPDAIAFPKTTEEVSTILKVANVHGIPVYIFGGASGVIDAATPYEGGIALSTLALDRIEIDAENMLVRAGAGVVGGRLEKILNHHGLTLRHSPQSLFCSTVGGWVATAASGQFSTGYGNIENLIVSLTAVLPDGEIVTERAAPRRAGPDLKKLFVGSEGLLGVVTEVLLKVFEIPDETHYLSIEYDSMGEAVRGAKKLMALKPELMRIFDDEESLRYFDSEKFCLISVFEGRGSESRFNLARKETSGKVVEGYAEKWLEKRFNVSDISKIVPLGFVFDTIEVSCFWSDAERIYSSVIDEIRNVSGTVTASAHASHFYESGLCFYFTFAGLPENIEEYYREVWSRAIHASLKNGGNLTHHHGIGRLRKRWLREEIGEYASILGDLKSMLDRRNILNRGVMLD from the coding sequence ATGATAGGGGCGGCACTGGATGAGCTGAGGGCTGCAGGGATTGAGGTTTCCACGGCGATGGAGGATAAAATAGCTTACTGCAAGGACTACAATCCCCTCCACCTCTACAAACTGTTGAAACGCCAGACTCCAGCAATGCCTGATGCGATTGCATTTCCCAAAACAACTGAGGAAGTTTCAACAATTCTGAAAGTTGCAAACGTCCACGGCATTCCTGTCTACATCTTTGGTGGGGCAAGCGGAGTTATCGATGCCGCAACGCCGTACGAGGGAGGAATCGCGCTCTCCACCCTCGCCCTCGACAGGATTGAGATTGATGCGGAGAACATGCTCGTTAGAGCCGGAGCAGGTGTTGTCGGAGGAAGGCTGGAGAAAATTCTCAACCACCATGGCCTTACACTACGCCACTCTCCACAAAGCCTCTTCTGCTCCACGGTTGGTGGATGGGTTGCCACTGCTGCCAGTGGTCAGTTTTCGACGGGCTACGGCAACATAGAGAACCTGATCGTTTCCCTTACTGCAGTCCTGCCTGACGGCGAAATAGTTACCGAGAGAGCTGCGCCAAGAAGAGCTGGTCCAGACCTCAAAAAGCTGTTTGTAGGCAGTGAAGGGTTGCTTGGTGTGGTCACAGAGGTTCTTCTGAAGGTATTTGAAATTCCAGATGAGACACACTATCTGTCAATCGAATATGATTCGATGGGGGAGGCTGTGAGAGGTGCGAAGAAGCTGATGGCATTAAAACCAGAGCTAATGAGAATTTTCGATGACGAAGAGAGCTTGAGGTATTTCGATTCGGAAAAATTCTGTTTAATATCCGTTTTTGAAGGTAGAGGTTCGGAATCCCGGTTTAATCTGGCAAGGAAGGAAACATCAGGAAAGGTTGTGGAGGGATACGCTGAGAAATGGCTGGAGAAGAGGTTCAATGTTTCAGACATCTCAAAAATTGTCCCACTTGGTTTTGTATTCGACACAATAGAGGTCTCATGTTTCTGGAGTGATGCTGAGAGAATTTACAGTTCTGTTATCGATGAAATCAGGAACGTTTCGGGAACTGTGACCGCTTCAGCTCACGCTTCACATTTCTACGAAAGTGGATTGTGTTTCTACTTTACGTTCGCCGGGCTTCCGGAAAATATAGAGGAGTACTACAGGGAGGTGTGGAGTAGAGCAATTCATGCATCGCTGAAGAACGGCGGAAACCTCACCCACCATCACGGAATTGGCAGGTTGAGAAAGAGGTGGCTCAGGGAAGAGATAGGAGAATATGCCTCTATTCTGGGAGATCTGAAGAGCATGCTTGACAGGAGAAACATACTCAACAGGGGGGTGATGCTGGATTGA
- a CDS encoding RtcB family protein, whose amino-acid sequence MENVLKKVTDYKWELPEGYKRGMRVPAYFYINRKLMQILERDAVEQAANVATMPGIQMASLVMPDVHVGYGFPIGGVAGFDVDSGVVSPGGVGFDINCGVRLLRSNLKVDDVKGKIRKLIDELFVAVPSGVGSEGRLRVSDRELDEIFVTGAKWAVENGYGWEEDLKHCEENGALDGAKPEVVSRKARDRGRPQLGTLGSGNHFLEVQYVDKIFDEKVAKVFGLEEGMVTVMIHCGSRGLGHQVCTDFLEVLDRAVRKYGIKLPDRQLACAPINSREGQDYFAGMAASANYAWCNRQIIAHWTRETFQKVFGMGEDELGMDLIYDVAHNIAKFEEHRVDGKKVKVCVHRKGATRAFGPGSDEIPADYRDVGQPVLIPGSMGTPSYVLVGTAKAMEETFGSTCHGSGRVMSRAAAKRKLRGNVVKQNLERKGIYVRATHGALLAEEAPEAYKLSDDVVDVVHRAGISRLVARLKPLGVAKG is encoded by the coding sequence ATGGAGAATGTTTTGAAAAAGGTTACGGATTACAAATGGGAATTGCCCGAAGGTTATAAGCGGGGAATGAGAGTTCCTGCTTACTTCTACATAAACAGGAAGCTGATGCAGATACTTGAGAGGGATGCTGTGGAGCAGGCTGCAAATGTGGCGACGATGCCCGGGATTCAGATGGCCTCTCTCGTTATGCCCGACGTGCATGTGGGCTACGGCTTCCCCATAGGCGGGGTTGCGGGCTTTGATGTCGATAGTGGAGTCGTGTCCCCTGGAGGGGTCGGATTCGATATAAACTGCGGTGTCAGATTGCTGAGGAGCAATTTGAAAGTGGATGATGTAAAGGGTAAGATAAGGAAGCTCATCGATGAACTGTTCGTGGCGGTGCCCTCGGGAGTTGGCAGCGAGGGGAGGTTGAGGGTCAGCGATAGGGAGCTGGACGAGATTTTTGTAACCGGAGCCAAATGGGCTGTTGAGAATGGATACGGCTGGGAGGAGGATCTGAAGCACTGCGAGGAGAATGGAGCATTGGATGGTGCAAAGCCTGAGGTCGTGAGCAGGAAGGCGAGGGATCGCGGCAGACCTCAGCTCGGAACTCTGGGGAGCGGAAACCACTTCCTTGAGGTGCAGTATGTGGATAAGATTTTCGACGAGAAGGTTGCAAAGGTTTTCGGGCTGGAAGAGGGGATGGTGACGGTGATGATCCACTGCGGGAGCAGAGGACTGGGGCATCAGGTCTGCACGGATTTTCTGGAGGTGCTGGACAGGGCTGTGAGGAAGTACGGCATAAAGCTGCCCGACAGACAGTTAGCCTGCGCTCCGATAAACAGCAGGGAGGGGCAGGACTACTTTGCCGGGATGGCTGCATCAGCAAACTACGCATGGTGCAACAGGCAGATCATAGCCCACTGGACGAGAGAGACTTTCCAGAAGGTCTTCGGAATGGGTGAAGATGAACTGGGAATGGATCTGATATACGATGTTGCGCACAACATTGCGAAGTTTGAGGAGCATCGGGTTGATGGGAAGAAGGTGAAGGTCTGCGTGCACAGAAAGGGAGCTACGAGGGCCTTCGGTCCGGGAAGCGATGAGATACCTGCAGACTACCGCGATGTCGGGCAGCCCGTGCTGATTCCAGGCAGCATGGGAACGCCGAGCTATGTTCTTGTAGGCACGGCCAAGGCGATGGAGGAAACTTTTGGCAGCACGTGTCATGGTAGTGGGAGAGTTATGAGCAGGGCTGCTGCGAAGAGGAAATTGAGGGGCAATGTTGTGAAGCAGAATCTGGAGAGGAAAGGAATTTATGTCAGGGCAACTCACGGGGCTTTGCTGGCTGAAGAGGCTCCAGAAGCCTACAAGCTGAGCGATGATGTTGTTGATGTCGTACACAGGGCGGGGATTTCGAGGCTTGTGGCGAGGTTAAAGCCTTTGGGTGTGGCTAAGGGTTAA
- a CDS encoding alpha/beta fold hydrolase: MPYAANGNIRIYYEIEEGDWPPLVFIHGWTANMNFWREQRRHFSNRMLFIDSRGHGRSDKPADKKYYEFENFVSDVECVIEDAGLERFVLIGHSFGTMISMKYCVEYPEKVLALILIGGGARIRTFHKYGYPLAKIIARIAYIPSSRIVANMSFGKNAGDLKEWGWMEAMKHTPQHSALNVYRTLTKIDLRKDASRIDKPTLLIVGESDAMLPVSKSAELNRIIRDSKLVVIPDAGHCVMLERPDDVNEAIDSFLSTVKFKFSF, from the coding sequence ATGCCATATGCAGCAAACGGGAACATCCGGATATACTACGAAATTGAGGAGGGTGACTGGCCTCCACTGGTCTTCATCCACGGATGGACCGCAAACATGAACTTCTGGAGAGAGCAGAGGAGACACTTTTCCAACAGAATGCTCTTCATCGACAGCAGGGGGCATGGCAGGTCAGACAAACCGGCTGACAAAAAATATTACGAATTTGAAAACTTCGTTTCTGATGTTGAATGTGTTATTGAAGACGCTGGGCTTGAGAGGTTCGTACTCATCGGACATTCCTTCGGAACAATGATTTCCATGAAGTACTGCGTCGAATATCCAGAAAAAGTTCTGGCACTGATACTGATCGGTGGAGGTGCAAGAATCAGAACATTTCATAAATACGGCTACCCCCTGGCAAAAATCATCGCCAGAATTGCCTACATCCCGTCTTCTAGGATCGTTGCGAACATGTCATTTGGCAAAAATGCAGGAGATCTGAAAGAATGGGGATGGATGGAGGCAATGAAGCACACACCACAGCACTCTGCCTTGAACGTCTACAGAACTCTCACAAAAATCGATCTCAGAAAAGATGCATCGAGGATAGACAAACCCACACTGCTGATCGTGGGGGAGAGTGACGCTATGCTACCTGTGAGTAAATCTGCAGAGCTCAACAGAATCATAAGGGATTCTAAGCTGGTTGTGATTCCGGATGCGGGACACTGTGTCATGCTTGAGAGGCCCGATGATGTTAATGAAGCAATTGACAGCTTCCTTTCCACAGTAAAATTTAAATTTAGTTTTTGA
- a CDS encoding NAD(P)H-dependent glycerol-3-phosphate dehydrogenase, translated as MIVSILGAGAMGSALSVPLTDNRNEVRIWGTEYDVEILDLMRKGMEHPRLGVKLNNVSLFYSDQLHEALEGSDVIVLGVSTDGVLPVFERISEFIEDQYLVLISKGLLEIDGEIMTVPEAIWRMKKSLRDKTVAITGPAIAREVAKRMPTRVVFSSTNIESAIEMKRVFETHHFGVEVTDDIEGTEVTSALKNVYSIAIAWVRGYESTMNVEMSNAKGVIATKAINEIAEFIELLGGNRMTAFGLSGFGDLIATFRGGRNGMLGELLGKGYTIQQALDELSRKGVGVVEGYKTAKKAYKLLKRLEEDGKAEEGRFRLLENIYQVLYEGKKVASVFEELIVEK; from the coding sequence ATGATTGTTTCAATACTTGGTGCAGGAGCAATGGGTTCCGCTCTCTCGGTTCCCCTTACCGATAACAGGAATGAGGTGAGAATCTGGGGGACAGAATACGATGTTGAGATACTTGATCTCATGCGGAAGGGGATGGAACATCCGAGACTTGGTGTTAAACTGAACAATGTCAGTCTATTCTATTCAGACCAGCTCCATGAAGCTCTTGAAGGATCGGATGTTATTGTTCTTGGTGTCAGTACAGATGGTGTGTTGCCTGTATTCGAACGAATCTCGGAGTTTATTGAAGACCAGTACCTTGTACTGATCTCTAAGGGGCTTCTGGAGATTGATGGAGAAATAATGACGGTACCTGAGGCGATATGGAGAATGAAGAAGAGCCTGAGAGACAAAACGGTTGCTATCACAGGTCCGGCTATAGCGAGAGAAGTTGCAAAGAGAATGCCGACAAGAGTTGTTTTCAGCAGCACAAACATAGAGTCCGCAATTGAGATGAAGAGAGTTTTTGAAACCCACCATTTCGGAGTGGAGGTAACGGACGATATCGAGGGGACGGAGGTTACATCAGCTCTGAAAAACGTATATTCAATTGCAATAGCCTGGGTAAGGGGTTACGAGAGCACAATGAACGTTGAAATGAGCAATGCTAAGGGTGTTATCGCAACAAAGGCCATTAATGAAATTGCAGAGTTTATCGAATTGCTGGGCGGTAACAGAATGACCGCTTTTGGTCTTTCGGGTTTTGGTGATCTCATAGCAACCTTCAGAGGTGGGAGGAACGGAATGCTCGGTGAACTGCTTGGGAAAGGATATACAATACAGCAAGCGCTTGATGAGTTGAGCAGAAAGGGAGTTGGAGTTGTTGAGGGATACAAAACGGCCAAAAAAGCCTACAAGCTTCTGAAAAGACTAGAAGAGGATGGAAAGGCAGAAGAGGGGAGGTTCAGATTGCTTGAAAACATATACCAGGTTCTCTATGAGGGTAAAAAAGTCGCAAGTGTTTTCGAGGAGCTGATCGTGGAGAAGTGA
- a CDS encoding DUF2116 family Zn-ribbon domain-containing protein, protein MPGIVPHRHCVVCGKAIEPDQQVCSEECEEVLSKERKRQRNFMILMFLILILLLVFMWMPYLRG, encoded by the coding sequence ATGCCGGGAATAGTTCCACACAGACACTGTGTTGTTTGTGGAAAGGCGATAGAGCCTGACCAGCAGGTTTGCAGTGAGGAATGCGAGGAAGTTTTGAGCAAGGAGAGGAAGAGGCAGAGAAACTTCATGATTCTCATGTTTCTGATACTGATACTTCTGCTGGTATTCATGTGGATGCCATATTTAAGAGGGTGA
- a CDS encoding helix-turn-helix transcriptional regulator, whose product MSHDVNYRKLFTPAKYRLIRELQTPKRLAELSRQLKISKQAVHAHLQELIRIGFVKKSGNMFFITKTGKIFLDKVREVTELTSVLTNLGEFLNTHDLTPIPHEMLLKIGDLQNAKVAVRKPYEIDERFLSIISDSKWVLGLSTVYHPEYPSIFCKLSTKANVCLILQKDIYEKVRKRNYDELVDYLRRGEMYICEGANLNFIVSESGLIMGLYTNDGIYDSSSFLICRSKSASEWGAKLFRYYLKKSQKIFNP is encoded by the coding sequence ATGTCACACGATGTTAACTACAGAAAATTGTTCACTCCAGCGAAATACAGACTAATTCGAGAGTTGCAAACCCCAAAAAGACTTGCAGAATTATCAAGACAATTGAAAATCAGTAAGCAGGCAGTACATGCTCATCTACAAGAGCTTATTCGGATTGGATTTGTTAAAAAGTCCGGAAATATGTTCTTCATAACAAAAACAGGAAAAATTTTCTTAGATAAGGTCCGAGAAGTAACCGAGCTGACGAGTGTACTTACAAATTTAGGTGAATTCCTGAATACTCATGACTTAACACCTATCCCCCACGAAATGCTCCTCAAGATTGGAGATTTACAAAACGCTAAAGTTGCCGTCAGAAAACCATATGAAATTGATGAGCGTTTTTTGAGTATAATATCCGATTCAAAGTGGGTTCTCGGTTTATCAACAGTATATCATCCAGAGTACCCATCAATTTTTTGCAAGCTATCCACTAAAGCAAATGTTTGTTTGATACTTCAAAAAGATATCTACGAGAAAGTCAGAAAACGGAATTATGATGAGCTAGTAGATTATCTGAGGAGGGGCGAAATGTATATTTGCGAAGGAGCTAATTTAAACTTCATTGTAAGTGAGAGTGGTTTAATCATGGGTCTATACACAAACGATGGCATATATGATAGTTCAAGCTTCTTAATTTGTAGAAGTAAAAGTGCTTCGGAATGGGGAGCTAAATTATTTAGATACTACCTTAAAAAATCGCAAAAAATATTTAACCCTTAG
- a CDS encoding (Fe-S)-binding protein, with translation MINPRVIQRIIANTDMRTKLRLARVIPKFGRVDELTKCMMCPNMCLHVCPVFDAERRLTVSPSVKSRLGYFSEDVIYDAVYHCLPCDACKNACPMEISVNDALRDVRGRFVSETAKKAVRKFEDEVMKHSKMAEKERRDGKVLYFPGCRTFEARLFSKTVEVLEKLNVDFAVDEVVCCGMPYHELGMMKEFRDAVERLKGVASKYEGVISNCPHCVSILRESGIKAVHLISVLKPVKVGGEFSFHDPCLMARKLGIIEEPRKLLEEMGCSVKETAFSGKDTHCCGYGGVYRILYPELAEKVAKKRKGHFECQIVTACPACRIALDAVDILELIGEGL, from the coding sequence TTGATAAATCCCAGAGTCATTCAGAGGATAATTGCAAATACGGACATGAGGACCAAGCTCAGGCTGGCCAGGGTAATACCAAAGTTCGGCAGGGTTGACGAACTTACAAAATGCATGATGTGTCCGAACATGTGTCTCCACGTCTGTCCCGTGTTCGATGCTGAGAGGAGGCTGACCGTCTCACCATCCGTAAAATCCAGGCTCGGTTACTTCTCAGAAGACGTTATCTATGACGCAGTGTACCACTGCCTGCCTTGCGATGCCTGCAAGAACGCCTGTCCAATGGAAATTAGCGTAAATGATGCTTTAAGAGACGTGAGGGGCAGATTCGTATCAGAGACTGCCAAAAAGGCTGTCAGGAAATTCGAGGATGAAGTCATGAAACACTCAAAAATGGCAGAAAAAGAAAGAAGGGACGGTAAAGTCCTTTACTTCCCCGGATGCAGGACCTTTGAGGCAAGACTCTTCAGCAAGACAGTTGAAGTTCTGGAGAAGCTCAATGTCGACTTTGCAGTGGATGAAGTAGTTTGCTGCGGAATGCCGTACCACGAACTGGGGATGATGAAGGAATTCAGAGATGCTGTTGAGAGGCTTAAAGGTGTGGCCTCAAAGTATGAGGGCGTGATCAGCAACTGTCCCCACTGCGTGTCCATTCTCAGAGAGAGCGGGATCAAAGCAGTCCACTTAATAAGCGTCCTGAAACCCGTAAAGGTTGGTGGCGAGTTTTCCTTCCATGATCCATGCTTAATGGCGAGAAAACTTGGCATCATAGAGGAGCCCAGAAAGCTGCTTGAGGAAATGGGATGCAGCGTTAAAGAGACGGCTTTCAGCGGAAAAGATACTCACTGCTGCGGTTATGGCGGAGTGTACAGGATCCTGTATCCCGAACTGGCAGAAAAAGTGGCCAAAAAAAGAAAAGGTCATTTTGAATGCCAGATCGTCACCGCCTGTCCCGCCTGCAGGATTGCTTTAGATGCTGTCGATATCCTGGAGCTGATAGGGGAAGGACTATGA
- a CDS encoding heavy metal-binding domain-containing protein, with protein sequence MIATTTDSIPGFKVCEVPGIVFGNTTKHTGKDIPAGLKNIVGREIEECMEMLSDAGIEAAEFLAYGTAVKLKRVDE encoded by the coding sequence GTGATTGCAACCACCACAGACTCTATCCCCGGATTTAAGGTGTGTGAAGTTCCCGGTATTGTTTTTGGAAACACGACAAAACACACAGGCAAAGATATTCCTGCAGGTTTGAAGAACATCGTTGGGAGAGAGATTGAGGAGTGCATGGAAATGCTCAGTGATGCAGGAATCGAGGCTGCTGAATTTCTGGCATATGGAACAGCAGTCAAGCTGAAAAGGGTGGATGAATGA
- the purF gene encoding amidophosphoribosyltransferase, whose amino-acid sequence MCGIVGVYYPDAELAPRLAYYALFSLQHRGQESAGLASYDNLIRYKKGMGLVTEVFSDEDFDLLAGRSVIGHVRYSTTGLSRIENAQPFVVKSKAGFIAVAHNGNLVNYTLLRNQLENEGRVFTTNSDTEIITQLLSKFLLGNGDVINALENLNSVLIGSYTMTMLVDDTLIGYRDPVGFKPLCVGELDDGYIICSESCAIDALGGKFVRDVEPGEAVIVRDGEIEFQRIAESKRRATCIFEYIYFARPDSIIDGISVYEARTQMGKILARESPVDADYVSAVPDSGITAAIGYAEESGLPYMESLIKNRYVGRTFIMPAQTLRELSVRLKVNVVRGNVEGKKIVLVDDSIVRGTTSKRIIEMIKNSGAKEVHVRIGSPPIVAPCYFGIDMKTREELIAANHTVEEIGKIMGADSLAYLSLSGLLEAIKKAGGRKDYCLACLTERYPVPVPGEIYDSPS is encoded by the coding sequence ATGTGCGGAATTGTTGGAGTGTATTATCCAGATGCGGAACTCGCTCCCAGGCTGGCATATTACGCCTTGTTCTCCCTGCAGCACAGAGGGCAGGAATCTGCTGGTTTAGCATCTTACGACAACCTCATAAGGTACAAAAAGGGAATGGGGCTCGTAACGGAGGTATTCAGTGATGAGGACTTCGACCTGCTCGCAGGCAGATCCGTAATCGGCCATGTGAGATACTCCACAACAGGACTGTCAAGAATTGAAAACGCACAACCATTTGTTGTAAAGTCAAAAGCAGGATTTATCGCTGTTGCCCACAACGGGAATCTGGTCAACTACACTCTGCTAAGAAATCAGCTCGAAAACGAGGGGAGGGTGTTTACGACCAACTCAGATACAGAGATCATTACCCAACTGCTATCGAAGTTCCTGCTGGGCAATGGAGATGTCATAAATGCGCTGGAAAACCTCAACAGTGTGCTTATTGGAAGCTATACAATGACGATGCTTGTTGATGACACGCTGATAGGCTACAGAGACCCTGTTGGATTCAAACCGCTCTGTGTGGGTGAACTCGATGATGGATACATAATCTGCAGCGAAAGCTGCGCAATTGACGCTCTGGGTGGAAAGTTTGTTAGAGACGTTGAACCGGGAGAAGCCGTGATAGTCAGAGACGGAGAGATTGAATTTCAGCGTATTGCGGAATCAAAGAGAAGGGCTACCTGCATTTTTGAGTATATTTACTTTGCAAGACCTGACTCGATTATAGACGGTATAAGTGTCTACGAAGCAAGAACTCAAATGGGAAAGATTCTGGCCAGAGAGTCACCAGTAGATGCAGATTACGTCTCCGCCGTTCCCGACAGCGGTATAACTGCAGCCATCGGCTACGCAGAGGAGTCGGGCCTGCCGTATATGGAAAGCCTGATTAAAAACAGATATGTGGGAAGGACATTCATCATGCCAGCACAGACGCTTAGAGAGCTTTCCGTGAGGCTTAAAGTGAATGTTGTGAGGGGAAATGTGGAAGGAAAGAAAATAGTGCTCGTTGATGACAGCATTGTAAGGGGAACAACATCAAAGAGAATTATCGAGATGATAAAGAACTCGGGTGCAAAAGAAGTTCACGTCAGAATCGGCAGCCCACCCATCGTTGCACCATGCTACTTTGGAATCGACATGAAGACGAGAGAGGAACTGATTGCCGCCAACCACACGGTTGAAGAGATTGGGAAAATCATGGGTGCAGACAGTCTAGCCTATCTCAGCCTCAGCGGATTGCTGGAGGCAATAAAAAAGGCAGGTGGTCGGAAAGATTACTGCCTGGCCTGCCTGACGGAGAGATACCCCGTTCCTGTTCCGGGAGAGATCTACGATTCACCCTCTTAA
- a CDS encoding FGGY family carbohydrate kinase: MIGVIDAGTTTVKLVVYDEDRLVDIVKEPVVKNNPQPGWVEIDAEDMAKKCKRLADYAIDKYSIEALAITNQRTTAVLWDAKTGKTVFPAMGWQDMRANELAERLNRNSTLRIARTIGKMVAGLSEVIPAIKNRRRAKWFVTLSRLSLRPNHTSVKLCWMLNELGDRANNYDLRVGTIDSWLVYSLTGEHSTDYSNAAATGLYDSFYLRWSKPILEIIGADTCMLPVPKHSDEIFGEYRNVPVTGVIADQSASLYALGCWKRGDVKITNGTGTFVDLNVGEEPCASSRGLLPLIAWKLKGDLKYMLEGMLFYSGSAVELLRDIGIYSDVRETSELAFRSKDEDMLLIPAFTGLATPHYVTIPGLLYGISNAMRREDIVKALLEGLAFRIAEIMDIMKREFPLNEQIRCDGEMSSNDFFLQRIADVTGIPVVRGAILSGTSFGANLIAGRALGKWGRDFCMPFSDTFERRVDLRGKYKRWQNLLKVAKNLKV; the protein is encoded by the coding sequence ATGATCGGTGTGATCGATGCAGGTACAACCACAGTGAAGCTCGTTGTCTACGACGAGGACAGACTTGTTGACATCGTGAAGGAACCGGTGGTTAAAAACAACCCCCAGCCCGGATGGGTCGAAATCGATGCTGAGGACATGGCGAAAAAGTGCAAAAGGCTTGCAGACTATGCCATAGACAAATACTCCATTGAGGCCCTTGCAATCACTAACCAGCGGACCACAGCCGTTCTATGGGATGCCAAAACCGGTAAAACTGTTTTTCCCGCTATGGGCTGGCAGGATATGAGGGCCAATGAGCTCGCTGAAAGACTCAACAGAAATTCGACGTTGAGGATCGCAAGAACCATTGGAAAAATGGTGGCAGGACTGTCAGAGGTGATTCCGGCAATCAAAAACAGGAGGAGGGCCAAATGGTTTGTAACACTCTCAAGACTCTCGCTGAGGCCGAATCACACAAGCGTAAAACTGTGCTGGATGCTTAACGAGCTTGGTGATAGAGCCAATAACTACGACCTCAGAGTGGGGACCATAGATAGCTGGCTGGTTTACAGTCTAACAGGTGAGCACTCTACGGACTACTCCAACGCCGCTGCAACTGGACTTTACGACTCCTTCTATCTCAGATGGAGCAAGCCGATTCTTGAAATCATCGGGGCAGACACCTGCATGCTCCCTGTTCCAAAGCACAGTGACGAGATTTTCGGAGAATACAGAAACGTTCCCGTTACCGGTGTCATAGCCGATCAATCCGCCTCACTCTATGCCTTGGGTTGCTGGAAAAGGGGCGATGTAAAGATAACAAACGGAACAGGCACCTTTGTGGATCTGAATGTAGGGGAGGAGCCGTGTGCATCTTCCAGAGGACTTCTACCCTTGATTGCATGGAAACTGAAAGGAGACCTGAAGTACATGCTTGAGGGTATGCTATTCTACAGCGGTTCGGCTGTTGAACTGCTCAGAGATATCGGCATATATAGCGATGTCAGGGAGACTTCGGAACTGGCATTCAGATCGAAAGATGAGGATATGCTGCTGATTCCAGCCTTTACCGGACTGGCCACACCACACTATGTCACAATTCCCGGCCTGCTGTACGGGATTTCAAATGCAATGCGAAGGGAAGATATCGTAAAGGCTCTGCTCGAAGGACTTGCCTTTAGAATTGCGGAGATCATGGACATAATGAAGAGGGAGTTCCCGTTGAATGAGCAAATAAGATGCGACGGTGAGATGTCATCCAACGACTTTTTCCTTCAGAGAATTGCCGATGTAACCGGTATTCCTGTTGTGAGGGGAGCGATACTCTCAGGTACATCTTTCGGAGCCAACCTGATTGCCGGAAGAGCGCTGGGGAAGTGGGGCAGAGATTTTTGCATGCCGTTCTCCGATACCTTTGAAAGGAGAGTGGATCTGAGGGGAAAGTACAAAAGGTGGCAAAACCTGCTGAAGGTGGCGAAAAATCTGAAAGTCTAA